The proteins below are encoded in one region of Vibrio sp. ED004:
- a CDS encoding arginine repressor translates to MNEITEHGCLYSAEDKTLTAACKRLLQQQSFSTQNQLREKLVEIGYTGISQSTVSRILSQLGVVKIQNACGKKVYCITVESAPVRVDASISSQIELITHNQAMVIVKTHPGCAQLVARLVDIDPHTEIIGTVGGNDTVLIIPKDTTNIDACEQVVKARLGVA, encoded by the coding sequence ATGAACGAAATCACTGAGCACGGTTGCTTGTATTCAGCTGAAGATAAAACACTGACTGCAGCGTGCAAACGCTTACTACAACAACAAAGCTTCTCGACCCAAAATCAGCTGCGCGAGAAACTGGTCGAGATCGGTTATACCGGCATTAGCCAATCAACCGTATCTCGCATTTTGTCACAACTTGGCGTGGTGAAAATCCAGAACGCCTGTGGCAAAAAGGTGTACTGCATCACTGTTGAAAGCGCACCGGTTCGTGTCGATGCATCCATCTCATCGCAAATTGAATTAATTACTCATAACCAAGCGATGGTGATAGTAAAAACCCACCCTGGTTGTGCACAGTTAGTGGCAAGATTAGTAGATATCGACCCACATACTGAGATTATCGGCACCGTTGGCGGCAACGACACCGTGTTAATTATTCCGAAAGACACAACCAACATTGATGCTTGTGAACAAGTGGTCAAAGCACGCTTGGGCGTTGCCTAA